In a genomic window of Polycladomyces abyssicola:
- a CDS encoding class II fructose-1,6-bisphosphate aldolase translates to MPLVPMTEFLPRAKREGFAVGQFNMNNLEFTQAIIQAAKEERSPLIFGASEGAIKYMGLKNVVALARVAAEEAGVPVALHLDHGSSFEMVMKCIQAGFSSVMFDGSHYPLEENIRLTKEVVKAAHAVGVSVEGELGTIGGVEDDLSVDEEDAQLANPDDAIRFWEETKVDAMAIAVGTAHGMYKGEPKIRFDIIEKVSKNIEAPIVLHGGSGVPDESIRKAISLGVGKINVNTENQVACTNTIREILNAKPDLIDPRKYLGPARDAMVEVVRSKIRLFGSAGKA, encoded by the coding sequence ATGCCGCTCGTACCTATGACAGAATTTTTGCCTCGCGCGAAACGGGAAGGTTTTGCTGTTGGGCAATTCAACATGAACAACTTGGAGTTTACGCAAGCCATCATCCAAGCAGCCAAAGAAGAGCGTTCTCCGCTTATTTTCGGCGCCAGTGAAGGAGCCATCAAATACATGGGTCTGAAAAACGTGGTGGCGCTTGCTCGGGTGGCCGCGGAGGAAGCGGGTGTTCCGGTTGCGCTGCACTTGGATCACGGCAGCAGTTTTGAAATGGTGATGAAATGTATCCAAGCCGGCTTCTCGTCCGTGATGTTCGATGGTTCCCACTATCCGCTGGAAGAGAACATCCGCCTGACCAAAGAAGTGGTGAAAGCGGCCCATGCCGTCGGGGTTTCCGTAGAAGGCGAGCTGGGTACGATCGGTGGGGTGGAAGACGATCTGAGCGTTGATGAAGAAGATGCGCAACTGGCCAACCCTGACGACGCCATCCGCTTCTGGGAAGAGACAAAAGTGGATGCGATGGCGATCGCTGTGGGTACGGCACATGGAATGTACAAAGGGGAACCGAAAATCCGCTTCGACATCATTGAGAAAGTGAGCAAAAACATCGAGGCACCGATTGTGCTCCACGGCGGTTCCGGTGTGCCGGACGAGTCGATCCGCAAGGCGATTTCGCTCGGTGTCGGCAAAATCAACGTCAATACCGAGAACCAGGTGGCGTGTACCAACACCATCCGGGAAATCCTGAACGCCAAACCGGACTTGATCGATCCGCGGAAATACCTCGGACCGGCTCGCGACGCGATGGTCGAGGTCGTCCGCAGCAAAATCCGCCTGTTCGGCAGCGCGGGCAAAGCCTGA
- a CDS encoding 3-keto-5-aminohexanoate cleavage protein: MDKLMITAALVGAEVTRENTPHLPVTPEEIGIAAAEAHAAGAAIAHIHVRNAEGRPSQNRELYRQAIEEIRKRCDIIVQVSTGGAVGMSAEERLQPVTLAPEMATLTTGTVNFGRDVFFNPPEMVEQFAETMQQYGVRPEFEIFDVGMIANAQRLVKKGLVTGHLHFDFVMGVPGGIPATAEHLLHMVRQLPEGATWTVAGIGRAQLPMSVLGIVLGGHVRVGLEDNIYYRKGELATNAQLVARVVRIAQELGREIATPDEARAKLGIRR, encoded by the coding sequence ATGGACAAACTGATGATCACTGCCGCACTGGTGGGAGCGGAAGTAACCCGCGAAAATACGCCGCATCTGCCTGTCACACCAGAAGAAATCGGCATCGCGGCAGCTGAAGCACATGCCGCGGGAGCCGCGATCGCGCATATCCATGTACGTAATGCGGAGGGTAGGCCCAGTCAGAATAGGGAGTTGTATCGTCAGGCCATTGAGGAAATCCGCAAGCGTTGCGACATCATAGTGCAGGTGTCGACTGGTGGGGCTGTGGGGATGAGTGCGGAGGAGCGGCTGCAACCGGTCACGCTGGCGCCGGAAATGGCCACTTTGACGACGGGTACTGTCAATTTCGGACGGGATGTGTTTTTCAACCCGCCGGAAATGGTGGAGCAATTCGCGGAAACGATGCAGCAATATGGAGTACGCCCAGAGTTCGAGATTTTCGATGTGGGAATGATTGCCAATGCACAGCGGTTGGTAAAAAAAGGACTGGTCACGGGTCATCTTCATTTTGATTTCGTCATGGGTGTACCGGGGGGCATTCCGGCTACGGCTGAACATCTTCTGCACATGGTCCGCCAACTGCCGGAAGGGGCGACATGGACTGTTGCCGGTATTGGCAGAGCGCAATTGCCCATGTCGGTGTTGGGGATTGTATTGGGTGGGCATGTTCGTGTCGGTTTGGAAGATAATATTTATTACCGAAAGGGTGAGTTGGCGACGAACGCCCAGTTGGTGGCGCGTGTGGTACGCATCGCTCAAGAGTTGGGGCGGGAGATCGCCACGCCCGATGAGGCGCGGGCAAAACTGGGGATTCGTCGTTGA
- a CDS encoding hotdog domain-containing protein, with protein MNKITATIRVRMSQADAHYSGNLVDGARILALFGDVATELLIRHDGDEGLFVAYESVEFLAPVYAGDFIEAVGTIEKVGNTSRKMTFTAYKVIEANIDPAVPSAARILTEPLVVTRAAGTCVVPKDRQRGGL; from the coding sequence ATGAATAAAATCACGGCAACGATACGTGTGCGGATGTCACAAGCGGATGCGCATTATAGCGGAAATCTGGTAGACGGTGCCCGGATCTTGGCTTTGTTTGGTGATGTGGCGACCGAACTGTTGATCCGTCATGACGGGGATGAAGGTCTGTTTGTGGCGTATGAGTCCGTCGAGTTTTTGGCTCCCGTTTATGCCGGAGATTTCATCGAAGCAGTGGGAACGATCGAGAAAGTGGGTAACACATCCCGCAAAATGACCTTCACCGCTTACAAAGTGATTGAGGCCAACATCGATCCAGCAGTACCTTCCGCTGCGCGGATACTGACGGAGCCGTTGGTAGTAACCAGAGCCGCAGGTACTTGCGTCGTACCAAAAGATCGTCAGCGCGGGGGGCTGTGA
- a CDS encoding response regulator, which produces MSNPNKKVLVVDDQYGIRVLLKEVFARDGFSIFQAADGKAALEIIQSERPDLILLDMKMPGMDGIELLRQLRPIHPTAKVIMMTAYGELDVVAEASKLGALAHFTKPFDIEELRSEVIKQLAS; this is translated from the coding sequence TTGTCCAATCCGAATAAAAAGGTATTGGTGGTAGATGATCAATACGGCATACGGGTGCTGTTGAAAGAAGTGTTTGCGCGCGACGGCTTTTCCATCTTCCAAGCCGCTGATGGCAAAGCGGCTTTGGAAATCATTCAGAGTGAGCGTCCGGACCTTATATTGTTGGACATGAAAATGCCAGGTATGGATGGCATCGAACTCTTGCGTCAACTGCGCCCGATCCATCCCACAGCCAAAGTGATCATGATGACTGCCTACGGCGAGTTGGATGTGGTTGCAGAAGCTTCCAAATTGGGAGCGCTTGCTCACTTTACCAAGCCGTTCGATATCGAAGAGCTTCGTTCAGAGGTGATTAAACAGTTGGCGTCTTGA
- a CDS encoding cytochrome C oxidase subunit IV family protein, whose protein sequence is MKPQAQFKGQARTNREESARKHVWSFFWMMVLTAASFIAVGMKLLPMAIVVPLIVFFACTQVVLQLFTFMHMDQKGHAIPIIFISLGIVIAVVSVIGLQLL, encoded by the coding sequence GTGAAACCGCAAGCGCAGTTCAAGGGTCAGGCGCGCACCAACAGAGAAGAGAGTGCACGCAAACACGTTTGGTCATTCTTTTGGATGATGGTGCTGACTGCGGCATCATTTATCGCCGTGGGAATGAAACTGCTTCCGATGGCGATCGTTGTTCCCTTGATCGTCTTTTTCGCTTGCACCCAAGTGGTTCTCCAACTATTCACCTTTATGCATATGGATCAGAAAGGACACGCCATCCCGATCATCTTTATCTCACTCGGAATTGTGATCGCCGTCGTCTCAGTCATTGGCTTGCAATTACTTTGA
- a CDS encoding CTP synthase — translation MTTKFIFVTGGVVSSLGKGITAASLGRLLKNRGLKVTIQKFDPYINVDPGTMSPYQHGEVFVTDDGAETDLDLGHYERFIDINLSKNSNVTTGKIYSAVINKERRGDYLGGTVQVIPHITNEIKDRVFRAARETHPDVVITEIGGTVGDIESLPFLEAIRQIKSDVGREHVMYIHCTLIPMLSASGELKTKPTQHSVKELRSIGIQPNVIVCRTEHPLSDDLKRKIALFCDIDPEAVIEARDAETLYEVPLMLQAEGLDDIVIKHLGLKCGEADMTEWIALVNKVKNLSHVTKIAIVGKYVALHDAYMSVVEALRHAGFYNDTDIDVMWVNSEEVNDQNVAELLGEADGILVPGGFGDRGTEGKIIATRYARENNIPFLGICLGMQMACVEGARNLLQLEGANSSEIDPETPHPIIDLLPEQKEIEDLGGTMRLGLYPCKLAPDSLAQKAYGNGLVYERHRHRYEFNNEYREDLEKVGFRFSGTSPDGRLVEIIELTNHPWFVATQFHPEFRSRPNRPHPLFRDFVHAALKLKLSQVEV, via the coding sequence AAAGTGACGATTCAAAAATTTGACCCGTACATCAACGTGGACCCTGGGACGATGAGCCCGTATCAGCATGGCGAGGTATTTGTCACCGACGATGGGGCGGAAACAGATCTGGACCTGGGCCATTATGAACGGTTCATTGATATCAATTTATCCAAAAACAGCAACGTGACGACCGGAAAAATCTACTCTGCAGTAATCAACAAGGAACGGCGGGGGGATTATCTCGGGGGAACGGTGCAGGTGATTCCTCACATCACCAACGAGATCAAGGATCGGGTGTTTCGTGCGGCTCGGGAGACCCACCCGGACGTTGTGATCACGGAGATCGGCGGAACGGTGGGAGACATTGAGAGCCTGCCGTTTTTGGAGGCGATCCGCCAGATCAAAAGCGATGTGGGTCGGGAACACGTCATGTACATCCATTGCACATTGATTCCGATGTTGTCGGCCAGCGGGGAACTGAAGACCAAGCCGACCCAACACAGCGTCAAGGAATTGCGCAGTATCGGCATTCAGCCCAATGTCATCGTCTGTCGCACCGAGCATCCGCTGTCCGACGATTTGAAGAGGAAAATCGCTCTCTTTTGCGACATCGATCCTGAAGCGGTCATCGAAGCGAGAGACGCTGAAACGCTGTATGAGGTACCGCTGATGCTGCAGGCGGAAGGACTGGATGATATTGTCATCAAACATCTGGGGCTGAAGTGTGGCGAAGCGGACATGACCGAATGGATCGCACTGGTCAACAAGGTGAAAAACCTCTCCCATGTCACCAAAATTGCGATTGTCGGCAAGTACGTGGCGCTGCACGATGCCTACATGAGCGTGGTGGAAGCCCTGCGTCACGCCGGCTTCTATAATGATACCGACATTGACGTGATGTGGGTCAACTCCGAGGAAGTCAACGACCAAAACGTGGCCGAACTTCTCGGGGAAGCAGACGGAATCCTGGTGCCTGGTGGATTCGGCGATCGCGGTACGGAGGGGAAAATTATCGCCACCCGTTATGCACGGGAAAACAACATTCCGTTTTTGGGAATCTGTCTGGGCATGCAAATGGCTTGCGTGGAAGGGGCGCGCAACTTGTTGCAGCTGGAGGGGGCCAACAGCTCCGAGATCGATCCCGAAACACCCCATCCGATTATCGATCTGTTGCCGGAACAAAAAGAGATCGAAGATCTGGGCGGTACCATGCGGCTCGGGTTGTATCCCTGCAAACTGGCGCCCGATTCGCTGGCGCAAAAAGCGTACGGCAACGGTCTCGTTTACGAACGGCATCGCCACCGTTACGAGTTCAACAATGAATACCGCGAAGATCTGGAAAAAGTGGGCTTCCGATTCTCCGGCACCTCCCCGGATGGACGGTTAGTGGAAATCATCGAGCTGACCAACCATCCGTGGTTCGTGGCCACCCAGTTCCATCCGGAATTCCGTTCCCGCCCGAACCGGCCGCATCCGTTGTTCCGCGACTTTGTCCATGCCGCATTGAAGCTGAAACTGTCCCAGGTGGAAGTGTAA